One part of the Homo sapiens chromosome 19, GRCh38.p14 Primary Assembly genome encodes these proteins:
- the SYCN gene encoding syncollin precursor has translation MSPLRPLLLALALASVPCAQGACPASADLKHSDGTRTCAKLYDKSDPYYENCCGGAELSLESGADLPYLPSNWANTASSLVVAPRCELTVWSRQGKAGKTHKFSAGTYPRLEEYRRGILGDWSNAISALYCRCS, from the exons ATGTCCCCGCTGCGCCCGCTGCTGCTGGCCCTGGCCCTTGCCTCCGTGCCTTGCGCCCAGGGCGCCTGCCCCGCCTCCGCCGACCTCAAGCACTCGGACGGGACGCGCACTTGCGCCAAGCTCTATGACAAGAGCGACCCCTACTATGAGAACTGCTGCGGGGGCGCCGAGCTGTCGCTGGAGTCGGGCGCAGACCTGCCCTACCTGCCCTCCAACTGGGCCAACACCGCCTCCTCACTTGTGGTGGCCCCGCGCTGCGAGCTCACCGTGTGGTCCCGGCAAGGCAAGGCGGGCAAGACGCACAAGTTCTCTGCCGGCACCTACCCGCGCCTGGAGGAGTACCGCCGGGGCATCTTAGGAGACTGGTCCAACGCTATCTCCGCGCTCTACTGCAG GTGCAGCTGA